The DNA region CAACTCCCATTAAGCGGGATTCTTTATCTGTCAAAATACCTTTAGAAGTAGAAAGGATGGCGATCCCTAACCCTCCCAGCACTCGAGGAATGGCATCTTTTCGTTTATAAACCCTGCACCCTGGTTTACTTACCCGTTGTAGATTTGTGATAACCCTTTTCCCCTCGGGAGTGTATTTTAGATAAATTCGTAGAGCATTTCCAACCATTTTATATCCACGAATGAATCCTTCTCTCTTAAGCAATCTGGCTATTTCACCTTTTAATTTAGATGAGGGCACATCGGTATAAGGTTTATAGACCAGATTGGCGTTTCGGATTCGCGTTAACATATCGGCAATAGGATCTGTAGTGGCCATCTTAACCCATCGAGAAGCCAGAGGCAAGAAGCAACAGGGTTCCCTTTCTTACCTCTTGCCTTTTGCTTCTACCAGCTCGCTTTGATAACCCCAGGTATCTCTCCCTTTGAGGCCAGGGTTCTGAAACAAATACGACACATTTTAAACTTTCGGATATAACCCCGAGGTCTGCCGCATATCAGGCAGCGATTCCTCTGTCTTGAACTAAATTTTGGTTTCTTTTTGGCTTTTGCAATAGATGCTGTTCTTGCCACAGTATTTTCCCTAAATCTTAGGAGCTAAGGGGCCTAAAGGGTCTAAAGTTAAAGGAAACTTTAGACCCCTTAGATCTCTTAGCCTGTTAGACACCTCTTATTTATTTATTGCCTGAAGGGCATACCCAGCTCTGCGAGAAGAGCTTTTCCCTCTTCATCGGTTTTAGCCGTCGTAACAATGGCTACATTAAGTCCCCTGATTTTATCCACTTTATCGTAATTTATTTCAGGAAATATAATTTGTTCCCGAAGACCCAAGGTGTAATTTCCTCTTCCATCGAAGGATTTGGGAGAAACTCCTTTGAAATCTCTAACCCGGGGAAGAGCTACATTCACCAATCTATCCAGAAACTCATACATACGCTGCTTGCGTAAGGTTACCATACATCCGATGGGCATACCGGCCCTTAGCTTAAAACTGGCTATGGACTTTTTAGCCCGTCTTATGACCGGTTTCTGACCGGTAATAGCCGCTAACTCCTCTGCCGCAGCATCCAGAACTTTAATATCTGAAACCGCTTCTCCCAACCCCATGTTTACCACAATTTTTTCTAATCTGGGTACCTGCATCACGTTTTTATATCCAAATTGCTTCATCAAATTTGGAATTACAACTTCCCGATATTTTCTTTCCAATCGTGATTTCATGAAAGTCAATGGTAGGGCGAGACGTTATTCCCCTTTCGGGGTAAAGCACCCTTCTGCCCTACTTATCAATAATCTCTCCACACTTCTTGCATGTTCTGACATTACGGCCGTCTTCTAATCGGGTTTTCCCAATACGGGTAGGTTTTTTACAATTTGGGCAATTGAGCATTACATTGGAGACGTGAATACCTCCTTCCATCTCCACAATACCACCCCCTTGCCCCTGTGCTCTTTTTTTAAGGTGCTTTTTAATCAGGTTAACTTTTTCCACAATCACTTTTCCTTTTTTAGGGATCGTTCTTAAAATCTTACCCGTTTTACCTTTTTCTTTTCCGGCAATAACAGTAACCGTATCTCCTTTTCTGACATGAAATTTGATCCTAGGCATAACCACCTGTATGGGTGTATAGGGTGTGGGTCTGTGGAAAGTAAGGTATAGATAGTTTTTCTCACGCCCATACGCCCATACTTCTCTTTTAAATGACTTCCGGAGCCAGGGACAATATTTTGGTAAATTCTTTATCCCGGAGTTCTCGGGCTACCGGACCAAAGATTCTGGTTCCCATGGGTTCATTTTGGGGGGTTAAGAGTACTGCCGCATTTTTATCAAACTTAATATAAGATCCATCTTTCCTTCTCATTTCTTTAGCTACCCGGACAACGACCGCCTTCACCACGTCACCTTTTTTTACAGAACCCCCTGGAGAAGCCTCTTTAACAGCGGCCATAATCACATCTCCGACATATCCATATTTCTTATTTGAACTTTCCATAATCCGAATGCACATAATCTCTTTGGCTCCGGAATTATCTGCAACTTCAAGTCTTGTCTGTGGTTGTATCATCTCCTTCACCCTCCTGTTCCGTTAATTGAGCTTTCTTTAGAATTTTAACTACGCGCCACCGTTTCTCTTTACTGAGTGGCCTCGTCTCCCATATCTCAACAATATCTCCTATGGAGCATTTATTCTCCTCATCATGGGCTTTAAACTTTTTCGATCTTTTGATCGTTTTATTATATCTGGGGTGTTGAATAAATCTAGTCACCTCAACGACCACCGTCTTCATCATTTTATTACTGACCACAACTCCCTGTCTTACCTTCCTTCTCCCTGGTTTTTCCATCTTTGGAAGAGCTTAGCATACTTAAAGTGAGCTAAAAGGTTTTTTTACTTTAGTTCACTTTAAGCAGTTTCGACCCTTAAAAACTTCAGGCACTTAAAAGACCCTTTAGGCCTTTCCCCTGGTCTCTTTCTCCGCCGCCAGCTCCCTTTCCCGAATAATGGTCAACACTCTTGCAAGATCCCGTCGAACGTTTCTGATAATTTGTGGATTTTCAGCCTGATTGGTTGCAATCTGAAATCTCAAATTAAAGAGTTCTTCTCGTAAGTCCCTTTCCCGTTCTTTTAGTTCTTCGTCCGTTAATTCTCTCAGTTCTCGCGCTTTCACCGCTTACTCCTTTCTTACCGTACCACAAATTTGGTTTTAATAGGAAGCTTGTGGGCAGCTAGGCGTAGAGCATCTCTGGCGAGTTCTTCAGGAATGCCATCCATCTCATAAATGATACGACCAGGCTTAACCACAGCTACCCAATGATCCAGAGCTCCTTTTCCTTTACCCATTCGAGTTTCCGTAGGCTTCGAGGTGACAGGTTTATCTGGAAAAATACGTATCCACATTCTTCCACTTCTTTTTACTTTTCGTGTGATAGCAATACGGGCTGCTTCGATCTGGCGATCTGTAATATAACCGGGTTCTAAAGCCTGCAGACCAAATTGACCAAAATTAAGCGTAGAACCTCGATAAGCTTTACCCTTCATCCTTCCCCGTTGTTGCTTTCGATATTTTACCTTTTTAGGCATTAACATAGCTAAGACTCCTTTGAAGTTTTCAGGTTAAGCTATTTACCAACCCTAAACCTTAGCGGGTTGTTGAAGAGTTTTTTGACCGGACTGACTTTGTTGACCGGACTGACCTTGTTGAACCTGTTGATTTTGTTCCTTGGACTGATTATTCCTCGAAAGAACTTCTCCTTTAAAAATCCAAACCTTGACCCCTATCAATCCATAAGTGGTCAGGGCTTGTGAAAAACCATAATCGATATCAGCCCGTAAAGTATGTAGAGGAACTCTCCCCTCTCGATACCATTCGGTTCTGGCCATTTCCGAACCATCTAACCGACCACTACAGGAAACCTTGATGCCATAAGCCCCCAAGCGCATAGCCGACGATACACTTCTTTTCATGGCACGGCGAAACGAAACTCTTCTTTCCAGTTGAAGAGCTATATTTTCAGCCACTAATTGAGCATCAAGCTCTGCTCTTCTAACTTCATAGATATTGACCTGGATTTGTTTACCGGTAAGGGCTTGCAGACTTTTCTTCAATTTATCGACCTCTGCACCTTTCCGACCGATGATAATTCCGGGGCGTGCAGTATGAATATTTACGGTAGTCTTCTCAGCAGCCCGCTCGATTTCAACTTTAGAAATCCCGGCATGGGATAATTTGTCTTTGACAAAATTTCGGATTTTCAAGTCTTCATGGAGCAGATCTGCATAATTCTTCTCCGCATACCATTTAGAGTTCCAAGTCTTAATAATTCCTAATCTTAAACCTATTGGATTAACTTTTTGTCCCAAGCATTACCTCCCTCCTTGTTGATTGTTGATCGTCCATTAGATTTTAGTCCCTCCTGGACGATCGACAATGAACACTAATTATTCCTTTGGTTTTTCATCTAAAATAATGGTAATATGGCTGGATCTCTTTCGAATTGGCGTTGCACGCCCCATAGCCCTTGGTAAATACCTTCGCTGGGTTGGGCCATCATCTGCAAAAGCCTGACTAATGTAGAGGGCATCCACGTCGGCTTCAGAATTTTCTTCTGCGTTAGCAATAGCCGAGCGTAAAATTTTAGCAATGGTACGAGCAACCGCTTTCGGGGAATATTCCAGGATATTCAGGGCTTCTTCTACCGGTTTACCCCGGATGAGATCGATGACGAGTCTGGCTTTTTGAGGTGAAACCCGAATGTATCGTCCTACGGCTTTGGCTACCACATCTGTTTAAGTGTTCTAAAGTGAGCTAGACGGTTTAAAGTTTTTATGGCTTGTCATTTCAGGTTTTCTAGCTCACTTCAGGCACCCTAGCTTATTTTTCTGTCCTTTCTCCGGCTTTCTTTACCGTGGTTGTTTTCTCACTTTTCCCGTGTCCTCGATAGGTTCTGGTGGGTGCAAACTCACCCAGTTTATGTCCCACCATATTTTCGGTTATAAACACCGGAATAAACTTTTTACCGTTATGAACGGCAAAATAATGACCTACGAATTCAGGAATAATGGTAGAACGCCGGGACCAGGTCCGAATGGGCTTTCTTTCCCCGGTTTGAGCCATTTTTCTTACTTTTCTCAACAGGCTTTCATCTACGAAAGGACCTTTCTTAACTGAACGGGGCATATTTTCAGAAGATAGAAGTCAGAAGCCAGGGATTTTCTGACTTCTGACTTTTATCTTCCTTATTTACGGCGCTTTATAATTAATTTATCAGAAGGTTTTTTCTTTCGAGTTTTATAGCCTTTAGTCGGCATACCCCAAGGACTGACCGGATGTCGACCTCCAGAAGTTTTTCCTTCTCCTCCCCCCATGGGATGGTCTACAGGATTCATGGCCACTCCCCGAACACGGGGTCGCCTTCCCAACCATCTGGATCTGCCGGCTTTTCCAATGCTAATGTTTTCATGTTCTATATTACCTACGGTTCCGATAGTTGCCGAACAATCCAGATGAATAAGTCGAATCTCGCCTGAAGGAAGCTTTACCTGGGCATAATCTCCTTCCTTGGCCATAATCTGAGCACTATTTCCGGCACTCCTAACCAGTTGTCCGCCTCTACCTTTTTTGAGTTCGATATTATGGATATCCGTTCCCACGGGGATGTTCCTTAAAGGAA from Candidatus Limnocylindrales bacterium includes:
- the rplE gene encoding 50S ribosomal protein L5, producing MKSRLERKYREVVIPNLMKQFGYKNVMQVPRLEKIVVNMGLGEAVSDIKVLDAAAEELAAITGQKPVIRRAKKSIASFKLRAGMPIGCMVTLRKQRMYEFLDRLVNVALPRVRDFKGVSPKSFDGRGNYTLGLREQIIFPEINYDKVDKIRGLNVAIVTTAKTDEEGKALLAELGMPFRQ
- the rplP gene encoding 50S ribosomal protein L16; translation: MLMPKKVKYRKQQRGRMKGKAYRGSTLNFGQFGLQALEPGYITDRQIEAARIAITRKVKRSGRMWIRIFPDKPVTSKPTETRMGKGKGALDHWVAVVKPGRIIYEMDGIPEELARDALRLAAHKLPIKTKFVVR
- the rpsC gene encoding 30S ribosomal protein S3 — protein: MGQKVNPIGLRLGIIKTWNSKWYAEKNYADLLHEDLKIRNFVKDKLSHAGISKVEIERAAEKTTVNIHTARPGIIIGRKGAEVDKLKKSLQALTGKQIQVNIYEVRRAELDAQLVAENIALQLERRVSFRRAMKRSVSSAMRLGAYGIKVSCSGRLDGSEMARTEWYREGRVPLHTLRADIDYGFSQALTTYGLIGVKVWIFKGEVLSRNNQSKEQNQQVQQGQSGQQSQSGQKTLQQPAKV
- the rpsH gene encoding 30S ribosomal protein S8, translated to MATTDPIADMLTRIRNANLVYKPYTDVPSSKLKGEIARLLKREGFIRGYKMVGNALRIYLKYTPEGKRVITNLQRVSKPGCRVYKRKDAIPRVLGGLGIAILSTSKGILTDKESRLMGVGGEVLCYVW
- the rplV gene encoding 50S ribosomal protein L22, coding for MVAKAVGRYIRVSPQKARLVIDLIRGKPVEEALNILEYSPKAVARTIAKILRSAIANAEENSEADVDALYISQAFADDGPTQRRYLPRAMGRATPIRKRSSHITIILDEKPKE
- a CDS encoding type Z 30S ribosomal protein S14, producing the protein MARTASIAKAKKKPKFSSRQRNRCLICGRPRGYIRKFKMCRICFRTLASKGEIPGVIKASW
- the rplN gene encoding 50S ribosomal protein L14 codes for the protein MIQPQTRLEVADNSGAKEIMCIRIMESSNKKYGYVGDVIMAAVKEASPGGSVKKGDVVKAVVVRVAKEMRRKDGSYIKFDKNAAVLLTPQNEPMGTRIFGPVARELRDKEFTKILSLAPEVI
- the rpsQ gene encoding 30S ribosomal protein S17 is translated as MEKPGRRKVRQGVVVSNKMMKTVVVEVTRFIQHPRYNKTIKRSKKFKAHDEENKCSIGDIVEIWETRPLSKEKRWRVVKILKKAQLTEQEGEGDDTTTDKT
- the rpsS gene encoding 30S ribosomal protein S19 is translated as MPRSVKKGPFVDESLLRKVRKMAQTGERKPIRTWSRRSTIIPEFVGHYFAVHNGKKFIPVFITENMVGHKLGEFAPTRTYRGHGKSEKTTTVKKAGERTEK
- the rplX gene encoding 50S ribosomal protein L24 yields the protein MPRIKFHVRKGDTVTVIAGKEKGKTGKILRTIPKKGKVIVEKVNLIKKHLKKRAQGQGGGIVEMEGGIHVSNVMLNCPNCKKPTRIGKTRLEDGRNVRTCKKCGEIIDK
- the rpmC gene encoding 50S ribosomal protein L29: MKARELRELTDEELKERERDLREELFNLRFQIATNQAENPQIIRNVRRDLARVLTIIRERELAAEKETRGKA
- the rplB gene encoding 50S ribosomal protein L2, yielding MGIKTYKPTSPGIRFRTGYTFEEITKTEPEKKLIKPLKKTGGRNNAGRITSRHRGGGHKRFYRIIDFKRDKIAIPAKVAAIEYDPNRSARIALLHYLDGEKRYILAPLGLKVGDTVVAGPEADIKVGNCLPLRNIPVGTDIHNIELKKGRGGQLVRSAGNSAQIMAKEGDYAQVKLPSGEIRLIHLDCSATIGTVGNIEHENISIGKAGRSRWLGRRPRVRGVAMNPVDHPMGGGEGKTSGGRHPVSPWGMPTKGYKTRKKKPSDKLIIKRRK